One window of Curtobacterium sp. 458 genomic DNA carries:
- a CDS encoding oxygenase MpaB family protein, translating to MASLSNAFRSRLDDTFTGGSPGRPEWIDALEQGSDAGYFGPGSATWSVHGGRQTVLAGVRALLVQALHPGALAGVVDHSRYREDPFGRLAGTIRWIYTVSHGDRAAAEHASAWVVRLHEKVRGEYVDGHGVSRPYAANDPDLARWVHLAFTDAFLRSAQTWGEPIPGGPDAYVREWATAGHLMGVTDAPESEAELRAQMDGYLERGELVATARTHEVVRFIKDPPLAKLLRPGYRALFAGAVSTLDPRHREMLDLRVPTVGPLEFPSRRAAGLVIDGMTGVLGGRPDTETAARRRIARLAAESAEPAGSAEPAGSAEPAGSAGSAAAS from the coding sequence ATGGCCTCGCTCTCGAACGCCTTCCGCTCCCGACTCGACGACACCTTCACCGGCGGCTCTCCCGGCCGTCCCGAGTGGATCGACGCCCTCGAGCAGGGCTCTGACGCCGGGTACTTCGGCCCCGGGTCCGCGACGTGGAGCGTCCACGGCGGCCGGCAGACCGTGCTCGCGGGCGTCCGGGCGCTGCTGGTCCAGGCACTCCACCCGGGTGCGCTCGCCGGTGTGGTCGACCACTCGCGCTACCGCGAGGACCCGTTCGGGCGGCTCGCCGGCACCATCCGGTGGATCTACACCGTCTCGCACGGCGACCGGGCCGCGGCGGAGCACGCGAGCGCCTGGGTCGTGCGGTTGCACGAGAAGGTCCGGGGTGAGTACGTCGACGGACACGGGGTGTCGCGGCCGTACGCGGCGAACGACCCGGACCTCGCGCGCTGGGTGCACCTGGCGTTCACGGATGCCTTCCTCCGCAGTGCCCAGACGTGGGGTGAGCCGATCCCCGGCGGGCCCGACGCGTACGTACGGGAGTGGGCGACCGCCGGACACCTCATGGGCGTGACGGACGCCCCGGAGTCCGAAGCCGAGCTCCGGGCGCAGATGGACGGCTACCTCGAGCGCGGCGAACTCGTCGCGACGGCGCGCACCCACGAGGTCGTGCGGTTCATCAAGGACCCGCCGCTCGCGAAGCTGCTCCGACCGGGCTACCGGGCGCTCTTCGCGGGGGCGGTGTCGACGCTCGACCCGCGGCACCGGGAGATGCTCGACCTCCGGGTGCCGACCGTGGGGCCGCTGGAGTTCCCGTCGCGTCGGGCAGCGGGGCTCGTCATCGACGGGATGACCGGCGTCCTCGGCGGGCGGCCGGACACGGAGACGGCGGCGAGGCGGCGCATCGCGCGGCTCGCAGCGGAGTCGGCTGAGCCGGCGGGGTCGGCTGAGCCGGCGGGGTCGGCTGAGCCGGCGGGGTCGGCTGGGTCCGCTGCGGCGTCCTAG
- a CDS encoding long-chain-fatty-acid--CoA ligase, translated as MSIDTPRPWLASYAPGVPHDIDEPTGSLYDLVEESARRFPKRVALEFFGRTTTYAELEEQVLRAANGLRKAGVTAGDRVAIVLPNCPQHVVAFYAALRLGAIVVEHNPLYTPRELRHQFEDHGAKVAIVWDKSVATVQDFPADVALDTIVSVDLTRAMPRSTRLALSLPVAKARESRAKLTTKVRGTTRWDDLVGNRKLAKRHPRPATDAVALIQYTSGTTGTPKGAVLTHGNLIANAAQARAWVPQIRRGDNTVYAVLPMFHAYGLTLCLTFAMSMASRLVLFPAFDPALVLKAMRKHPPTFLPAVPPIYARLQHAADSAKVSLEGIEIGISGAMPLSQDVVEPWEARTGGYLVEGYGLSECSPVLMANPVSPERRLGSIGLPLSSTEARVADPDDATKILGTGEAGELQVRGPQVFRGYWGKAEATDEVFTADGWFRTGDIVAIDPDGYVRIVDRLKELIITGGFNVSPSEVEDTLMRHPSVREVAVVGITQGGNEQVVAAVVPKDPSSFDADALRAWSREHLTPYKVPRRIVVVEDLPRSMIGKVLRRKVRDQITGGS; from the coding sequence GTGAGCATCGACACGCCTCGTCCCTGGCTTGCCTCGTACGCCCCGGGGGTCCCGCACGACATCGACGAGCCGACGGGCTCCCTGTACGACCTGGTCGAGGAGTCCGCACGGCGGTTCCCGAAGCGCGTCGCCCTGGAGTTCTTCGGCCGCACGACGACCTACGCCGAACTCGAGGAGCAGGTGCTCCGCGCCGCGAACGGCCTGCGCAAGGCCGGCGTCACGGCGGGCGACCGGGTGGCGATCGTCCTGCCGAACTGCCCCCAGCACGTCGTCGCGTTCTACGCCGCCCTCCGGCTCGGCGCGATCGTCGTCGAGCACAACCCGCTGTACACCCCGCGCGAGCTCCGCCACCAGTTCGAGGACCACGGCGCGAAGGTCGCGATCGTGTGGGACAAGTCCGTCGCCACCGTGCAGGACTTCCCGGCCGACGTGGCGCTCGACACGATCGTCTCCGTCGACCTCACCCGGGCGATGCCCCGCAGCACGCGGCTGGCGCTGTCGCTGCCGGTCGCGAAGGCCCGCGAGAGCCGCGCGAAGCTCACCACGAAGGTCCGCGGCACGACGAGGTGGGACGACCTCGTCGGGAACCGGAAGCTCGCGAAGCGGCACCCGCGCCCGGCGACCGACGCGGTCGCGCTGATCCAGTACACCTCCGGGACGACGGGCACGCCGAAGGGCGCGGTGCTGACGCACGGCAACCTCATCGCCAACGCCGCACAGGCACGGGCGTGGGTCCCGCAGATCCGCCGCGGCGACAACACCGTCTACGCGGTCCTGCCGATGTTCCACGCCTACGGCCTCACGCTCTGCCTGACCTTCGCGATGAGCATGGCCTCCCGGCTCGTGCTCTTCCCGGCGTTCGACCCGGCCCTCGTGCTCAAGGCCATGCGGAAGCACCCGCCGACCTTCCTCCCGGCCGTGCCCCCGATCTACGCTCGACTGCAGCACGCGGCAGACTCGGCGAAGGTCTCGCTCGAGGGCATCGAGATCGGCATCTCCGGCGCCATGCCACTGTCGCAGGACGTCGTCGAGCCGTGGGAGGCCCGCACCGGCGGCTACCTCGTCGAGGGCTACGGGCTGTCCGAGTGCTCCCCCGTGCTCATGGCGAACCCGGTGTCACCGGAGCGCCGACTCGGCTCGATCGGCCTCCCGCTGTCGTCGACCGAGGCACGCGTCGCCGACCCGGACGACGCCACGAAGATCCTCGGGACCGGCGAGGCCGGCGAGCTCCAGGTCCGCGGCCCGCAGGTGTTCCGGGGCTACTGGGGCAAGGCGGAGGCCACGGACGAGGTCTTCACCGCCGACGGCTGGTTCCGCACCGGCGACATCGTCGCGATCGACCCCGACGGCTACGTCCGGATCGTCGACCGCCTCAAGGAACTCATCATCACCGGTGGGTTCAACGTCTCACCGTCCGAGGTCGAGGACACCCTCATGCGCCACCCCAGCGTGCGCGAGGTCGCGGTGGTGGGCATCACGCAGGGCGGCAACGAGCAGGTCGTCGCCGCGGTCGTCCCGAAGGACCCGTCGTCGTTCGACGCGGACGCGCTCCGTGCGTGGTCGCGCGAGCACCTCACCCCGTACAAGGTGCCGCGGCGCATCGTCGTGGTCGAGGATCTCCCCCGTTCCATGATCGGGAAGGTGCTGCGCCGCAAGGTGCGCGACCAGATCACCGGCGGCTCCTGA
- a CDS encoding amino acid transporter produces the protein MLEGTDRGASHQGPHQVEVEKTHSWWRVMCLTGVDYFSTLGYQPAIAALAAGLLSPIATIVLVLVTLFGALPVYRRVAQDSFKGAGSIMMLEKLLPWWAGKLFVLVLLGFAVTDFMITMTLSAADATAHIAENPFTPHWFTEIPVPLTLALLLLLGVVFLRGFREAIGIAVGLVAVYLALNAVVVVVALAHVFENPMVASDWWSGLTAQHSNPLVMIGIALVVFPKLALGLSGFETGVAVMPQVRGDASDAGSPRPEGRIRGTKRLLTTAAIIMSSFLITSSIVTTFLIPQREFQAGGQANGRALAYLAHEYLGGVFGSIYDFSTVAILWFAGASAMAGLLNLVPRFLPRYGMAPQWARATRPLVVIFTLIAFAITILFDANVDAQGGAYATGVLVLITSAAVAVTLSARRKGQKKRTIGFGIITVVFVYTTVANVIERPDGVRIAAVFIIAIVVVSLVSRVRRSFELRASSIELDAVARQFVEADADQFSSVCIIANEPGAGTAEAYRSKGREERRDSGIPARVPTMFLEVLPADSSDFEEDLVVEGHVVHGHRVLRVRSGNVPNTIASTLLAIRDLAGVVPSIYFEWNEGSPIQNALRFVFTGVGDVAPVTREVLREAEPDVHRRPSVHVS, from the coding sequence ATGCTCGAGGGCACCGACCGTGGCGCCTCCCACCAGGGGCCGCACCAGGTCGAGGTCGAGAAGACCCACTCCTGGTGGCGCGTGATGTGCCTGACCGGCGTCGACTACTTCTCGACGCTCGGCTACCAGCCGGCCATCGCCGCGCTCGCGGCCGGGCTGCTCTCGCCCATCGCGACGATCGTCCTCGTGCTCGTGACCCTGTTCGGTGCGCTCCCCGTGTACCGCCGGGTGGCGCAGGACAGCTTCAAGGGTGCGGGGTCGATCATGATGCTCGAGAAGCTCCTGCCATGGTGGGCGGGCAAGCTCTTCGTGCTCGTGCTGCTCGGGTTCGCGGTCACGGACTTCATGATCACGATGACGCTCTCGGCCGCCGACGCCACCGCGCACATCGCCGAGAACCCCTTCACGCCGCACTGGTTCACCGAGATCCCGGTGCCGCTCACGCTCGCGCTGCTGCTCCTGCTCGGGGTGGTGTTCCTCCGCGGCTTCCGGGAGGCCATCGGCATCGCCGTCGGACTCGTCGCCGTGTACCTCGCGCTCAACGCGGTCGTGGTCGTGGTGGCGCTCGCGCACGTGTTCGAGAACCCGATGGTGGCGAGCGACTGGTGGAGCGGCCTGACCGCCCAGCACAGCAACCCGCTGGTCATGATCGGCATCGCGCTCGTGGTGTTCCCCAAGCTCGCGCTCGGCCTCTCCGGCTTCGAGACCGGCGTCGCGGTGATGCCGCAGGTCCGCGGCGACGCGTCCGACGCGGGGTCGCCCCGGCCCGAGGGGCGGATCCGCGGGACGAAGCGACTGCTCACCACGGCGGCGATCATCATGAGCAGCTTCCTCATCACCTCGTCGATCGTCACGACGTTCCTCATCCCGCAGCGCGAGTTCCAGGCCGGCGGGCAGGCGAACGGCCGTGCGCTCGCGTACCTCGCGCACGAGTACCTCGGTGGCGTCTTCGGATCGATCTACGACTTCTCGACCGTCGCGATCCTGTGGTTCGCGGGCGCGAGTGCGATGGCCGGGCTGCTCAACCTCGTGCCCCGCTTCCTGCCGCGCTACGGCATGGCGCCGCAGTGGGCTCGCGCGACCCGACCGCTCGTCGTCATCTTCACCCTCATCGCCTTCGCGATCACGATCCTCTTCGACGCGAACGTCGACGCGCAGGGTGGCGCGTACGCCACCGGCGTGCTCGTGCTCATCACCAGCGCGGCGGTCGCGGTGACGCTCTCGGCACGACGCAAGGGACAGAAGAAGCGCACGATCGGCTTCGGGATCATCACCGTGGTCTTCGTCTACACGACGGTCGCGAACGTCATCGAACGCCCGGACGGCGTCCGGATCGCCGCGGTGTTCATCATCGCGATCGTGGTCGTCTCGCTGGTGTCCCGCGTGCGGCGGTCGTTCGAGCTCCGCGCCTCGTCGATCGAGCTCGACGCCGTCGCCCGGCAGTTCGTCGAGGCCGACGCCGACCAGTTCAGCTCCGTCTGCATCATCGCCAACGAGCCCGGGGCGGGAACGGCCGAGGCGTACCGGTCGAAGGGGCGGGAGGAACGCCGTGACTCGGGCATCCCGGCGCGCGTCCCGACGATGTTCCTCGAGGTCCTGCCCGCGGACTCGTCCGACTTCGAGGAGGATCTCGTCGTCGAGGGCCACGTCGTGCACGGCCACCGGGTCCTGCGGGTCCGGTCCGGCAACGTGCCGAACACCATCGCGTCGACGCTGCTCGCGATCCGTGACCTCGCGGGCGTCGTGCCGAGCATCTACTTCGAGTGGAACGAGGGCAGCCCGATCCAGAACGCGCTGCGCTTCGTGTTCACGGGCGTCGGCGACGTCGCTCCGGTGACGCGCGAGGTCCTGCGCGAGGCCGAGCCGGACGTGCACCGCCGACCGAGCGTCCACGTGTCCTGA
- a CDS encoding ABC transporter permease: protein MTATVSAPGRALPVAITSPVAVWFEDGWTVTKRNLTKIKRSPDMLVFAVLQPIMFVLLFSQVYGGAIDVKGTDYTQFLMAGIFAQTVVFGATFSGSAMAQDLKEGLIDRFRTLPMSASAVLIGRTNSDLVLNGISMVIMMLTGLAVGWRVNSSPLEFLAGIALLLLFSYAFSWVMALLGMSVKTPEVINNASFMILFPLTFISNAFVPSDTLPLVLRVFAEWNPVSSLVQAARELFGNVGSAPVPDIWTMQHPVVTVLIGIAVMLVVFVPWAVNKYTRISAK, encoded by the coding sequence ATGACCGCCACCGTCTCGGCGCCGGGTCGGGCGCTCCCCGTCGCGATCACCTCGCCGGTCGCCGTCTGGTTCGAGGACGGCTGGACCGTCACGAAGCGGAACCTCACGAAGATCAAGCGGTCGCCGGACATGCTCGTGTTCGCCGTGCTGCAACCGATCATGTTCGTCCTGCTCTTCAGCCAGGTCTACGGCGGCGCGATCGACGTCAAGGGCACGGACTACACGCAGTTCCTGATGGCCGGCATCTTCGCGCAGACCGTCGTGTTCGGCGCCACGTTCTCGGGGTCGGCGATGGCACAGGACCTCAAGGAGGGCTTGATCGACCGCTTCCGCACGCTGCCCATGTCGGCCTCGGCGGTGCTCATCGGACGCACGAACTCCGACCTCGTCCTCAACGGCATCTCGATGGTGATCATGATGCTCACCGGGCTCGCCGTCGGGTGGCGGGTGAACTCCTCGCCGCTGGAGTTCCTCGCCGGCATCGCGCTGCTCCTGCTGTTCAGCTACGCGTTCAGCTGGGTGATGGCGCTGCTCGGGATGAGCGTCAAGACGCCTGAGGTGATCAACAACGCCTCGTTCATGATCCTCTTCCCGTTGACCTTCATCTCGAACGCGTTCGTGCCGAGTGACACGCTGCCGCTCGTGCTGCGGGTGTTCGCGGAGTGGAACCCGGTGTCCTCCCTCGTGCAGGCCGCCCGCGAGCTCTTCGGCAACGTCGGGTCGGCGCCGGTGCCGGACATCTGGACCATGCAGCACCCCGTCGTCACCGTGCTCATCGGCATCGCGGTGATGCTCGTCGTGTTCGTCCCGTGGGCGGTGAACAAGTACACCCGCATCAGCGCGAAGTGA
- a CDS encoding ATP-binding cassette domain-containing protein: MAIIEASGLTKTYRSKSGPVHALAGLDLAVPQGTVKALLGPNGAGKTTTVKVLTTLITPDSGTATIDGVDVVRDPQATRRSIGVSGQYAAVDENLTGFENLEMIGRLYHLGRRTARDRARQLIDVFDLSEAGDRPVKGFSGGMRRRIDLAGALVMNPRVLFLDEPTTGLDPRSRLALWDIIEGLVADGATVLLTTQYLEEADRLADDIAVIDGGTVIAEGTADQLKAQVGGHRVVVTLVDAADGDAATTALRRYGVGDVEVSGDGRTFAIAVDAGPAALQRVLADLGEAGIDLHDAGMRRPTLDDVFLRLTGHAASEDEPDDTATGPSRTKQKQKQKESAR, translated from the coding sequence ATGGCGATCATCGAAGCAAGCGGACTGACCAAGACCTACCGGTCGAAGTCGGGTCCCGTGCACGCCCTGGCGGGGCTCGACCTCGCCGTCCCCCAGGGCACCGTCAAGGCCCTGCTCGGCCCGAACGGCGCGGGCAAGACCACCACGGTCAAGGTGCTGACCACGCTCATCACCCCCGACAGCGGCACCGCGACGATCGACGGTGTCGACGTCGTGCGGGACCCACAGGCGACCCGCCGGTCCATCGGGGTGTCCGGGCAGTACGCCGCGGTCGACGAGAACCTGACCGGGTTCGAGAACCTCGAGATGATCGGCCGGCTGTACCACCTCGGCCGTCGGACCGCGCGGGACCGAGCCCGGCAGCTGATCGACGTGTTCGACCTGTCCGAGGCCGGCGACCGGCCGGTGAAGGGCTTCTCGGGCGGCATGCGTCGCCGCATCGACCTCGCCGGCGCCCTCGTGATGAACCCGCGCGTGCTGTTCCTCGACGAGCCCACCACCGGACTCGACCCGCGGAGCCGACTCGCCCTCTGGGACATCATCGAGGGCCTGGTCGCGGACGGTGCGACGGTGCTCCTGACGACCCAGTACCTCGAGGAAGCCGACCGCCTCGCCGACGACATCGCGGTGATCGACGGCGGCACGGTCATCGCCGAGGGCACTGCCGACCAGCTGAAGGCACAGGTCGGCGGACACCGCGTGGTCGTGACCCTGGTCGACGCTGCGGACGGGGACGCCGCCACCACAGCGCTCCGCCGGTACGGCGTGGGTGACGTCGAGGTCTCCGGCGACGGCCGCACGTTCGCCATCGCGGTGGACGCCGGGCCCGCTGCGCTCCAGCGGGTGCTCGCCGACCTGGGCGAGGCGGGCATCGACCTGCACGACGCCGGGATGCGCCGTCCGACCCTCGACGACGTGTTCCTCCGGCTCACCGGTCACGCCGCTTCCGAGGACGAACCCGACGACACCGCCACGGGACCGAGCCGCACGAAGCAGAAGCAGAAGCAGAAGGAGTCGGCGCGATGA
- a CDS encoding inositol monophosphatase family protein codes for MTTLDQVPTTGHLRPGTRPALVARGGAPRVRRENTMPAVAVAEALGAEVIEVDVRRTSDGVAVLLHDETLGRLWGDARRVDEVPWCEVARLGNGLDRIPRLDAVLERLDGCRSALVVACRSAEDAEVAADTVATSSADVSVAWRGAPDALRAVRAALPDADTWLAWESLEPPTRDDLVGAAAGTGAEPSTLDLDVAFLTPRTVTAAHRLGLRVAVRTVDDPEPALWAARTGADLVATDDLATLHATFAAAERDGWPTDTHEPTEAEVASRAQALAHRIAHEVVAFTREHPVEQVATKAHAADLVTDVDRLVEQHVRGRVRAAFPTHGFTGEEYGDAPGDRHRWYLDPVDGTTNLANGVPWTSMSLCLTRGGQPVVGVVADPWRGEVLEARRGRGAVLRDRPLRLDDDPRPLAGAVVATELDGHRPWPGFGRFLDALAERSCTLRVPGSGTLTIAQVAAGRGIGGCVSAFDPVDHGAAVLLVHEAGGVVLTRSGPVDGFPPLGEPFLVAHPGAADELHTVWVSALGVL; via the coding sequence ATGACGACGCTCGACCAGGTACCGACGACGGGTCACCTGCGACCGGGGACGCGTCCGGCGCTGGTCGCCCGGGGCGGCGCGCCGCGGGTCCGACGGGAGAACACGATGCCCGCCGTCGCGGTCGCGGAGGCGCTCGGCGCGGAGGTGATCGAGGTCGACGTCCGCCGGACGTCCGACGGTGTCGCCGTCCTGCTCCACGACGAGACCCTCGGACGACTGTGGGGCGACGCCCGCCGTGTGGACGAGGTGCCGTGGTGCGAGGTCGCCCGCCTCGGCAACGGTCTCGACCGGATCCCCCGGCTCGACGCCGTGCTGGAGCGGCTCGACGGCTGCCGGTCCGCGCTCGTGGTCGCGTGCCGTTCGGCGGAGGACGCCGAGGTCGCGGCGGACACGGTCGCGACGTCGTCCGCCGACGTGTCGGTGGCCTGGCGCGGGGCCCCGGACGCCCTGCGCGCTGTCCGGGCGGCCCTGCCGGACGCGGACACGTGGCTCGCGTGGGAGTCGCTCGAGCCGCCCACCCGCGACGACCTCGTCGGTGCCGCTGCGGGTACCGGTGCCGAGCCGTCGACGCTCGACCTCGACGTCGCGTTCCTCACGCCGCGCACCGTGACGGCCGCGCACCGGCTCGGCCTGCGGGTCGCGGTGCGGACCGTCGACGACCCGGAGCCGGCGCTCTGGGCGGCCAGGACCGGGGCAGACCTCGTCGCGACGGACGACCTCGCGACCCTGCACGCGACGTTCGCGGCGGCGGAGCGGGACGGCTGGCCGACGGACACCCACGAGCCCACGGAGGCCGAGGTCGCCTCACGGGCACAGGCCCTCGCACACCGCATCGCGCACGAGGTGGTCGCCTTCACCCGCGAGCACCCGGTCGAGCAGGTCGCCACGAAGGCCCACGCCGCCGACCTGGTCACGGACGTGGACCGTCTGGTCGAGCAACACGTCCGAGGACGGGTCCGAGCAGCCTTCCCGACCCACGGCTTCACCGGAGAGGAGTACGGCGACGCGCCCGGCGACCGGCACCGCTGGTACCTCGACCCCGTCGACGGCACCACCAACCTGGCGAACGGCGTCCCGTGGACGTCGATGTCGCTCTGCCTCACCCGCGGCGGGCAGCCGGTCGTCGGGGTCGTGGCGGACCCGTGGCGCGGCGAGGTCCTCGAGGCCCGACGCGGGCGCGGGGCCGTCCTGCGCGACCGACCCCTGCGCCTGGACGACGACCCGCGGCCGCTCGCCGGCGCGGTCGTCGCCACCGAGCTCGACGGGCACCGGCCCTGGCCCGGGTTCGGGAGGTTCCTCGACGCCCTCGCGGAGCGGTCGTGCACGCTCCGGGTGCCGGGTTCGGGCACGCTCACGATCGCGCAGGTCGCAGCCGGACGGGGCATCGGCGGCTGCGTGTCCGCGTTCGACCCGGTGGACCACGGCGCCGCGGTGCTGCTCGTGCACGAGGCCGGTGGCGTCGTGCTGACGCGCAGTGGTCCCGTCGACGGGTTCCCTCCGCTCGGCGAGCCGTTCCTCGTCGCCCACCCCGGTGCCGCCGACGAGCTGCACACGGTCTGGGTGTCGGCGCTCGGCGTTCTCTGA
- a CDS encoding DUF3054 domain-containing protein, translating into MTRTWGWLAAVVDIVLIVAFAAIGRSSHAEAFSPLGLWTTAYPFLAGWAIGYVSSGAWGRPLRLWPTGVVVWVLTVFIGMAVRVETGQGVVDGNPLPVSFVIVATIVLAVFLLGWRLVAGLLVARRERRSVGAPAR; encoded by the coding sequence GTGACTCGTACCTGGGGCTGGCTCGCAGCCGTCGTCGACATCGTCCTCATCGTCGCCTTCGCCGCGATCGGTCGGTCCTCGCACGCCGAGGCGTTCTCGCCGCTCGGCCTCTGGACCACCGCGTACCCGTTCCTCGCGGGCTGGGCGATCGGCTACGTCTCGAGCGGTGCGTGGGGTCGTCCGCTGCGCCTCTGGCCGACCGGGGTCGTCGTGTGGGTCCTGACCGTGTTCATCGGGATGGCCGTCCGGGTCGAGACGGGGCAGGGCGTCGTCGACGGGAACCCGCTCCCGGTGTCGTTCGTCATCGTCGCGACGATCGTGCTCGCGGTGTTCCTGCTGGGGTGGCGTCTGGTCGCGGGGCTGCTCGTCGCCCGGCGCGAGCGGCGCTCGGTCGGGGCGCCGGCGCGCTGA
- a CDS encoding spermidine/putrescine ABC transporter substrate-binding protein produces the protein MDGIDGRVRSAVDVWLRWLPRWQIGTARPRTRICRKCTGSPIASAAGFGPDVPHAVQHALIGRISTIIEDAVDDYTARNLPLLHRELERAAARKRHAGYQPTEGLSPEFQGLDVDPEPSPGSPFLFTLGEMTGTGAGEQTPREPLSDEAKAALRREIELSDECARATGTAVCLALIEHRPRIAEAVERLVEPQIEALVSDMFRGFDGLGEDRRDGLF, from the coding sequence ATGGACGGCATCGACGGTCGCGTGCGGAGCGCCGTCGACGTCTGGTTGCGGTGGTTGCCGCGGTGGCAGATCGGCACCGCACGCCCGCGGACCCGCATCTGCCGGAAGTGCACCGGGTCACCGATCGCGAGCGCGGCCGGGTTCGGGCCGGACGTGCCGCACGCGGTCCAGCACGCCCTCATCGGACGCATCTCGACGATCATCGAGGACGCGGTCGACGACTACACGGCGCGGAACCTGCCGCTGCTGCACCGCGAACTCGAGCGCGCGGCGGCGCGCAAGCGGCACGCCGGGTACCAGCCGACCGAGGGGCTGTCGCCCGAGTTCCAGGGGCTCGACGTCGACCCGGAGCCCTCGCCGGGATCGCCGTTCCTGTTCACCCTCGGCGAGATGACCGGCACGGGCGCGGGGGAGCAGACGCCGCGCGAACCGCTGTCCGACGAGGCGAAGGCCGCGCTCCGACGCGAGATCGAGCTCTCCGACGAGTGTGCCCGTGCCACCGGGACGGCCGTGTGCCTGGCGCTGATCGAGCACCGGCCGCGGATCGCCGAGGCCGTCGAGCGGCTGGTCGAGCCGCAGATCGAGGCGCTCGTGTCCGACATGTTCCGCGGGTTCGACGGACTCGGGGAGGACCGGCGCGACGGACTGTTCTGA
- a CDS encoding DUF3097 domain-containing protein, whose protein sequence is MDDDRYGNDVLSGDWRSRGVKKVRQVPLERDMVLEDPTTGWAGAVVRLEAGNVELEDWKGRTRSFPFTGQFLLEGELVTLGRPQAPVGRRAGNSAGVTGTAGRSAAAAPPARRPGSAPAVQHASDGGRLRTASGSFAVEQQRARVALPSRIMVEGKHDAELVEKVWGADLRVEGVVVEELSGVDNLADVLDDFRPTRERRVGVLVDHLVPGSKESRFADAVMRGKWGAHVLVVGHPFVDVWQSVKPARLGLEAWPTIPRSVEWKQGICQHLGWPHAEQADIARAWQRILGRVRTFADLEPQLLGRVEELIDFVTEPKA, encoded by the coding sequence GTGGACGACGACCGGTACGGCAACGACGTCCTCTCGGGCGACTGGCGCTCGCGGGGCGTGAAGAAGGTGCGGCAGGTGCCGCTCGAGCGGGACATGGTGCTCGAGGACCCCACGACCGGCTGGGCCGGCGCGGTGGTGCGGCTCGAGGCCGGCAACGTCGAGCTCGAGGACTGGAAGGGTCGCACGCGGTCGTTCCCCTTCACCGGGCAGTTCCTGCTCGAGGGCGAGCTCGTCACGCTGGGGCGTCCGCAGGCGCCCGTCGGGCGCCGGGCGGGCAACAGTGCCGGTGTGACCGGTACGGCCGGGCGGTCTGCCGCGGCTGCTCCGCCGGCCAGGAGGCCCGGATCGGCTCCAGCGGTGCAGCACGCGTCCGATGGTGGTCGCCTCCGCACCGCGTCCGGATCGTTCGCGGTCGAGCAGCAGCGCGCGCGTGTGGCGCTGCCGTCGCGGATCATGGTCGAGGGCAAGCACGACGCCGAACTCGTCGAGAAGGTCTGGGGAGCCGACCTCCGCGTCGAGGGCGTCGTCGTCGAGGAGCTCTCCGGGGTGGACAACCTCGCGGACGTCCTGGACGACTTCCGGCCGACCCGGGAGCGCCGCGTGGGCGTCCTCGTCGACCACCTCGTGCCGGGCTCGAAGGAGTCCCGGTTCGCCGACGCCGTGATGCGCGGGAAGTGGGGCGCGCACGTGCTCGTCGTCGGGCACCCGTTCGTCGACGTCTGGCAGTCGGTCAAGCCCGCGCGGCTCGGCCTCGAAGCGTGGCCGACGATCCCGCGCTCCGTCGAGTGGAAGCAGGGCATCTGCCAGCACCTCGGCTGGCCGCACGCCGAGCAGGCCGACATCGCGCGCGCGTGGCAGCGCATCCTCGGACGGGTCCGCACGTTCGCGGACCTCGAGCCGCAGCTGCTCGGCCGCGTCGAGGAGCTCATCGACTTCGTGACGGAACCGAAGGCCTGA